A stretch of Candidatus Poribacteria bacterium DNA encodes these proteins:
- a CDS encoding PASTA domain-containing protein has product MRRNAILFAVIKVLLVCLGVLGVIGLVFLFWIIPQQVQTPEIAVPNLIGQSYEQAVLLITSSGLAVDPVQEKKPSPDFPIGQVIEQEPPANFKIKLNKPI; this is encoded by the coding sequence ATGCGCCGAAATGCCATATTATTTGCTGTTATTAAAGTTTTGCTGGTGTGTCTCGGAGTGCTAGGTGTTATCGGACTGGTTTTCCTCTTTTGGATTATTCCGCAGCAAGTCCAAACTCCGGAGATTGCTGTGCCCAACCTAATAGGACAAAGCTACGAACAAGCGGTGTTGCTTATCACGAGTTCAGGATTGGCAGTCGATCCTGTGCAAGAAAAAAAGCCAAGCCCTGACTTTCCAATAGGACAAGTTATCGAGCAAGAACCTCCGGCGAATTTCAAGATTAAGTTAAACAAGCCCATTC